The Juglans microcarpa x Juglans regia isolate MS1-56 chromosome 2S, Jm3101_v1.0, whole genome shotgun sequence genome has a window encoding:
- the LOC121251664 gene encoding uncharacterized protein LOC121251664, producing the protein MATSSKFDLPSGSPDRPLYTSGQRGSHIAAPLDRSGSFRENMENPILSSLPNMSRSSSAATQGDVVNFFQCLRFDPKLLAAEHKSNRQVDLKRHMSLALSASPDDSSSGSLKGKLLSSPSPEEVKRVKAGLRESSAKARERMKTFNESLSVFNKFFPAVPSKKRSRLEGFSNDRSSMLSSDRSVLGPSVGKIGNQSHAATSGFELEQQKLEERPKNVVPNKRTRTSLVDVRSNAHVRLSGAIDREREMQRLANSGAVQAEDRTLPIGVDGWEKSKMKKKRSGIKPDVSPSTVSTKPIDGYRDAKQGIQQRPVADARSRLSNESHGFRPPVLNGSVGVGKSDGISQQTGLGMRSSIPRTDPDYGSLMNDRRDRPLGSDKERVNARAVNKTNVRDDFNSASPTSNAKMNASIRAPRSSSGVAPKLSPVVHRANVPSDWELSSCSNKPPAAVGPNNRKRMASTRSSSPPVHWAGQRPQKNSRTARRTNLVPPIVLSNDETPAPDAGSDIAGSEIGLGLARRLPGSSPQRVKLKSDPLSSATLSESEESGAVETKSRDKCRKSDEIDEKGGQSVQKVSTLVLSSRKTKPVAADDLGDGIRRQGRTGRGFTSTRSLMPMTVEKIGNVGTAKQLRSARLGFDKTESKAGRPPTRKLSDRKTYARQKQTMTNASADFLVGSDDGNDELLAAVNAVINQVRAFTSPFWRQMETFFGFISEADIAFLKQQGNLDSSAPTPTPLHSSVVGCCAVPNGYEHEIEMGHSTGTRSIELLAEQLVPRTGDHSLIPLCQRLIAALISEEDCKSVNEDLKYNEYGSEFELDEELESNNMNDQSFVSFQFVGPTAFNGFRITGEAEHDEPESNIVGILNTGMNSTFGHSPNDLHSDLSLMSSMTCSEFQYDNLRLNEKLLLEVQSIGIFPDPVPDMALIEDEGISDEISRLEEKYQVQVSKKKGLLDRLLKSASAMKDIQEKEFEERALDKLVGMACEKYMTGTGGKISSNKMAKQAALAFVKRTLERCHKFEDTGKSCFSEPSFKDLFLSGSSNLNGARLADTTTEGESTKPYTCIRSLEASMSSQQSPSQFIKNADNHDINSMDALLPVNHFSEQTREDTWSNRVKKRELLLDDVGGTIGTSSAPSGIGSSLLSSAKGKRSERDRDGKGHSREMSSINGTTKIGRPALSNVKGERKSKTKPKQKTTQLSVSVNGLVGKISEQPKAALPSVSKSNDNTSSHVKEKDGLGLDVLDDPESLDLSNLQLPVMDVLGVPDDLDDQGQDLGSWLNIDDEGLQDHDFMGLEIPMDDLSDLNMMV; encoded by the exons ATGGCAACATCTAGCAAGTTTGATCTGCCTTCTGGTAGCCCGGATAGACCGTTATACACCAGTGGGCAGCGTGGATCCCACATAGCTGCTCCATTGGATAGATCGGGTAGCTTTCGGGAGAACATGGAGAATCCAATTCTATCTTCTCTTCCGAACATGTCGAGAAGCAGTTCTGCAGCAACACAAGGCGATGTTGTGAACTTCTTCCAATGCTTGCGTTTTGATCCAAAGTTGCTGGCTGCAGAGCATAAGTCTAATCGTCAAGTGGACTTGAAACGACATATGAGTCTTGCACTTAGTGCTTCACCAGATGATTCTTCGTCTGGTTCTTTAAAAGGGAAGCTGCTATCATCTCCATCACCGGAGGAAGTCAAAAGAGTAAAGGCTGGTCTGCGTGAAAGTTCTGCGAAGGCGAG GGAACGTATGAAAACTTTCAATGAATCATTATCTGTATTCAACAAGTTTTTCCCAGCCGTACCATCAAAGAAGAGATCCAGGTTAGAAGGTTTTTCTAATGACCGGTCTAGTATGTTATCAAGTGATCGGTCTGTCCTGGGGCCAAGTGTAGGTAAGATTGGAAATCAGAGTCATGCTGCCACCAGTGGTTTTGAACTTGAGCAGCAAAAATTGGAAGAACGACCTAAAAATGTTGTGCCAAACAAGCGCACTCGAACTTCTTTGGTTGATGTGCGA AGTAACGCTCATGTCAGGCTATCTGGAGCTATAGATAGAGAGAGGGAAATGCAAAGGCTTGCAAATAGTGGTGCAGTTCAGGCTGAGGATCGAACACTACCTATTGGTGTCGATGGTTGGGAAAAgtcaaaaatgaagaaaaaacgTTCTGGGATAAAGCCAGATGTTTCTCCAAGTACGGTGTCAACTAAACCAATTGATGGCTACCGGGATGCTAAACAGGGAATACAGCAAAGGCCTGTTGCTGATGCTCGGTCAAGGTTAAGTAATGAATCCCATGGTTTCAG GCCTCCAGTCCTTAATGGATCTGTCGGAGTTGGAAAGTCAGATGGTATCTCACAACAGACTGGCCTGGGCATGCGTTCCTCCATTCCTAGGACTGACCCCGACTATGGTTCCCTCATGAATGATAGGAGAGATCGCCCTCTGGGTTCAGATAAGGAAAGGGTTAATGCCAGAGCTGTTAATAA GACAAATGTTCGTGACGATTTTAATTCAGCCAGTCCTACCTCAAATGCGAAAATGAATGCATCTATTCGAGCTCCAAGATCAAGTTCAGGTGTTGCACCCAAGTTGTCCCCTGTTGTCCATCGAGCAAATGTTCCTAGTGATTGGGAGCTTTCTAGTTGTTCAAACAAGCCCCCTGCTGCTGTTGGACCCAATAATCGAAAACGAATGGCATCAACACGGTCTTCATCCCCACCTGTTCACTGGGCTGGCCAGAGGCCACAGAAGAATTCCCGAACTGCTAGACGAACAAATCTTGTTCCTCCTATTGTTTTGAGTAATGATGAAACTCCTGCTCCGGATGCCGGATCTGATATTGCTGGTAGTGAAATTGGGTTGGGGCTTGCCAGACGCTTGCCTGGCAGTTCTCCTCAGCgagtgaaattaaaaagtgatcCTTTGTCTTCAGCCACCTTATCTGAAAGTGAGGAGTCGGGGGCTGTGGAAACTAAATCCAGAGATAAGTGTAGAAAGTCTGATGAGATAGATGAGAAGGGTGGGCAGAGTGTACAAAAGGTTTCAACATTAGTCCTGTCATCAAGAAAGACTAAGCCAGTTGCTGCGGATGATCTTGGAGATGGTATTCGGAGGCAAGGTAGGACTGGGCGAGGTTTTACTTCTACAAGGTCTCTCATGCCAATGACTGTTGAGAAGATTGGGAACGTGGGAACAGCAAAACAGCTCAGGAGTGCAAGGCTTGGGTTTGATAAGACTGAAAG CAAGGCAGGTCGTCCACCAACGAGGAAACTTTCAGACCGTAAGACCTATGCACGGCAAAAGCAGACAATGACCAACGCATCAGCAGATTTTCTGG TTGGGTCAGATGATGGGAATGACGAGCTATTGGCTGCTGTAAATGCTGTTATTAATCAAG TTCGTGCCTTTACAAGCCCTTTTTGGAGGCAGATGGAGACGTTTTTTGGTTTCATATCTGAAGCAGACATTGCATTCTTAAAGCAACAA GGAAATCTTGATTCCTCTGCTCCTACGCCAACTCCACTTCATTCTAGTGTTGTTGGTTGCTGTGCTGTTCCTAATGGATATGAGCATGAGATAGAGATGGGGCATTCTACTGGAACAAGAAGCATTGAACTGCTTGCAGAACAGTTAGTGCCACGTACAGGGGATCATAGTCTGATTCCCTTATGTCAGAGGCTCATAGCAGCTCTAATTTCGGAGGAGGATTGTAAAAGTGTAAATGAAGACCTCAAATATAATGAGTATGGTTCTGAATTTGAGCTGGATGAAGAGTTGGAATCTAATAATATGAATGACCAGTCATTTGTTAGCTTCCAGTTTGTTGGGCCTACTGCTTTTAATGGCTTTAGGATAACTGGGGAGGCAGAGCATGATGAACCTGAAAGCAACATAGTGGGCATCCTAAACACAGGGATGAACTCAACATTTGGTCATTCCCCAAACGACTTACATTCAGACCTTTCATTGATGTCTAGCATGACCTGTTCTGAATTTCAGTATGATAATTTGCGGTTAAATGAAAAACTTCTCCTGGAGGTTCAAAGTATTGGTATTTTCCCAGACCCTGTG CCTGACATGGCACTGATAGAGGATGAAGGAATCAGTGACGAAATCAGTAGATTAGAAGAGAAGTACCAAGTACAG GTTTCGAAGAAGAAAGGCTTGCTAGATAGACTTTTGAAATCTGCCTCAGCCATGAAAGATATCCAAGAGAA GGAGTTTGAAGAGCGTGCCCTTGACAAACTTGTTGGAATGGCCTGTGAAAAGTATATG ACTGGCACTGGTGGGAAGATTTCCAGTAACAAAATGGCTAAGCAAGCTGCGTTAGCATTTGTTAAACGGACATTGGAACGATGTCATAAATTTGAGGATACAGGAAAGAGCTGCTTCAGTGAACCCTCATTTAAAGATTTATTTCTTTCTGGGTCTTCCAATCTCAATGGTGCACGGCTGGCTGATACTACTACAGAGGGTGAATCAACCAAACCATATACCTGCATCCGTTCTCTGGAAG CATCCATGAGTTCACAGCAAAGCCCTTCGCAGTTTATTAAGAATGCAGACAACCATGATATTAATTCCATGGATGCCCTTCTGCCTGTAAATCACTTCTCTGAACAAACTAGAGAAGATACATGGTCAAACCGAGTGAAGAAGAGGGAATTGTTGCTTGATGATGTTGGTGGTACTATTGGTACTTCAAGTGCCCCCTCAGGCATTGGCAGTTCTCTATTAAGTAGTGCCAAAGGAAAGAGAAGTGAGAGGGATAGAGATGGAAAGGGACACAGCAGAGAGATGTCATCTATAAATGGTACTACTAAGATTGGTCGGCCTGCTTTATCAAATGTTAAGGGGGAAAGGAAATCTAAAACGAAGCCGAAGCAGAAAACGACTCAACTATCTGTTTCCGTAAATGGCCTTGTCGGCAAGATATCAGAGCAACCCAAAGCAGCATTGCCTTCTGTGTCAAAGTCAAATGATAATACAAGTAGCCATGTCAAGGAAAAAGATGGGCTTGGCTTGGATGTATTGGATGACCCTGAGTCTCTTGATTTATCGAATCTACAGTTACCGGTAATGGATGTGCTAGGTGTGCCTGATGATCTTGATGACCAGGGTCAGGATCTGGGTTCATGGCTGAACATTGACGATGAGGGTTTGCAAGATCATGACTTTATGGGTCTTGAAATTCCAATGGATGACCTTTCAGACTTAAACATGATGGTTTGA